A window from Malania oleifera isolate guangnan ecotype guangnan chromosome 7, ASM2987363v1, whole genome shotgun sequence encodes these proteins:
- the LOC131159954 gene encoding 14 kDa proline-rich protein DC2.15-like, giving the protein MGSKTSFSTTLFLAVNLLFFALVSGQYCDSTCTPPGVPAGQTLTCPRDILKLGVCANLLNGLLGVVLGTPPTTPCCSLISGLADLEAAVCLCTAIRVNLLGINLNIPVSLSLLLNACERTAPSGFVCT; this is encoded by the coding sequence ATGGGTTCCAAAACCTCTTTCTCAACTACCCTTTTCCTTGCAGTGAACCTTCTCTTTTTTGCCCTAGTTTCCGGGCAATACTGCGATAGTACTTGCACCCCTCCGGGTGTTCCGGCAGGGCAAACCCTAACTTGCCCTAGAGATATCTTGAAACTGGGTGTGTGTGCAAATTTGCTTAATGGATTGCTTGGAGTTGTCCTTGGCACTCCACCCACTACTCCATGTTGCAGCTTGATTTCCGGCTTGGCCGATCTTGAGGCTGCAGTTTGTTTGTGCACTGCTATTAGGGTCAATTTGTTAGGCATTAATCTTAATATCCCAGTTTCACTTAGTTTGCTTCTCAATGCTTGTGAGAGGACTGCGCCGTCTGGCTTTGTTTGCACCTAA